In Hoplias malabaricus isolate fHopMal1 chromosome 6, fHopMal1.hap1, whole genome shotgun sequence, a single window of DNA contains:
- the LOC136700523 gene encoding uncharacterized protein, giving the protein MALEQCPICEKFITCMSQHLRVSHGVVNKKERKLLLQLVSGKVDVRTGICPVAGCNTKTSRMDRHLKTHNELSKPMQTEVLNSLKRKMVLKGLSELRESQPDVPMASILDIEEQQRQEELLDISVGAAAEDVPCPHEEEEETVLCQNPLCVKRDSLLQMLQKQISDLTDTNVSLTKEVHLLRRQNRLLQRRVMKKPLIRMQVSHAAQAPPHPCEGSDVGPEKSDSMPEEPSMAQAPSLEKAPESKSKLQFPFPDHIPELNELLANFQHHQEGPDPSTKLKYNVQCKVFRIQNFISFMAHQKSNLASLTFLDNVSKIREWFLLLSAGKILPSTLAQYLKDVALFIKYVKETPPLSCRLSKRSLVNIQREFKGIIKKQRRSLVVHQLRVKTGKSNSAISKETLLNCRALAKVQIPRIIEQLQLNRSIKLQREFYGYVTAYFSCIYGHRTGVYQNMKLDEVQNASYDEERDVYLIGVECHKTNEAFGVAQLLLTSEEYGWLKSFIPIRQRLMGTNASPYYFSTSTPNSCKNLNEYMQKAWSQMKLPGKPKFTDFRSSIATHARNELAPGDRLKVTRFMCHDVGTADKFYAMNLNTKEAADHRALFENLVHASEEQQGPASATSTTTPEPPSKRRKKATLMEADSSKRRKKATLMEADSSKRPRTKPTQKAESSETSEEDIAVPYQESGTSLEESLGSMEEEEEEQGEEHEEAKPTPSLRRQPYVLLQRSKLLSPLKLRSASPRRHGVVEMAQQKGKNEKIRRAVKRALNL; this is encoded by the exons ATGGCTTTGGAGCAATGCCCGATTTGCGAAAAATTCATCACCTGTATGTCACAACATCTTAGGGTGAGCCACGGAGTGGTGAACAAAAAGGAGAGAAAACTGCTCCTGCAACTGGTGTCGGGGAAAGTGGACGTGCGGACCGGCATCTGCCCTGTTGCAGGGTGCAACACCAAAACATCACGCATGGATCGTCACCTGAAAACACATAATGAGCTAAGTAAGCCAATGCAGACGGAGGTCTTAAATTCTTTAAAGAGGAAGATGGTGCTGAAGGGTCTATCAGAGCTGAGGGAGTCACAACCAGATGTCCCCATGGCTTCAATTCTGGATATTGAGGAACAGCAAAGGCAGGAGGAGCTCTTGGACATTTCCGTTGGAGCAGCTGCTGAGGATGTTCCATGTCCtcatgaggaggaggaagagacaGTTTTGTGTCAAAATCCTCTGTGCGTCAAGAGGGACTCTCTTCTTCAGAtgctacaaaaacaaattaGCGACCTCACAGATACAAACGTGAGCCTAACCAAAGAAGTTCACCTTTTACGGCGACAGAATAGGCTCCTCCAAAGAAGAGTCATGAAGAAGCCTCTCATAAGGATGCAAGTCTCACATGCCGCACAAGCTCCTCCTCATCCTTGTGAAGGGAGTGATGTTGGTCCTGAG aaaTCAGATTCCATGCCAGAGGAACCTTCCATGGCACAGGCACCTTCCCTGGAAAAGGCACCAGAGTCGAAGTCAAAGCTGCAGTTCCCCTTTCCTGATCACATACCAGAActca ATGAACTCCTTGCTAACTTTCAGCACCACCAAGAGGGGCCTGACCCGTCTACCAAGCTCAAATATAATGTGCAGTGCAAGGTGTTTCGTATACAGAACTTTATAAGCTTCATGGCACATCAAAAATCGAATTTGGCATCCTTGACATTTTTGGACAACGTGTCCAAAataagaga GTGGTTTCTTCTGCTGTCTGCCGGTAAAATATTACCTAGCACACTTGCACAGTACCTGAAAGACGTGGCATTGTTCATAAAATATGTTAAGGAGACACCACCCCTATCCTGCCGATTGAGCAAGAGGTCTCTTGTAAACATCCAACGAGAGTTCAAGGGAATTATTAAAAAGCAAAGAAGATCGTTGGTCGTCCACCAGCTTCGTGTTAAAACTGGAAAGAGCAACAGCGCCATCTCAAAAGAAACCCTCCTAAACTGCAGAGCACTTGCAAAAGTGCAGATCCCCAGGATTATTG AGCAACTTCAACTAAACCGATCCATCAAACTCCAGAGAGAGTTCTATGGATATGTCACAGCATACTTCTCGTGCATTTATGGACATAGGACGGGCGTATATCAGAACATGAAACTGGATGAGGTACAGAATGCATCCTACGATGAGGAAAGGGATGTTTATTTAATTGGT GTGGAGTGCCACAAGACAAATGAGGCCTTTGGAGTTGCACAGCTCCTCCTCACTTCAGAGGAGTATGGGTGGTTGAAGTCCTTTATTCCAATTCGGCAACGTCTAATGGGTACCAACGCATCTCCATATTATTTCTCAACATCAACGCCAAATTCGTGCAAGAATTTAAACGAGTACATGCAGAAAGCCTGGTCACAAATGAAGCTTCCTGGAAAGCCGAAGTTTACAGATTTTAGGAGCTCCATTGCCACCCAC GCTAGGAATGAACTGGCTCCAGGGGACAGGTTGAAGGTGACACGTTTCATGTGCCATGATGTCGGCACAGCTGATAAATTCTATGCTATGAATTTGAATACAAAAGAAGCAGCGGATCACCGGGCGCTGTTTGAGAACCTGGTGCATGCTTCGGAGGAGCAGCAGGGACCAGCCAGTGCAACATCCACAACCACACCTGAACCGCCATCTAAACGACGCAAGAAAGCTACACTGATGGAGGCAGACTCATCTAAGCGACGCAAGAAAGCTACACTGATGGAGGCAGACTCATCTAAACGACCCAGGACCAAACCAACACAGAAGGCAGAGTCGTCAGAGACGAGTGAAGAGGATATTGCCGTTCCTTATCAGGAAAGTGGCACTTCCTTGGAAGAG TCTCTTGGAtcaatggaggaggaggaggaggagcaggggGAGGAGCATGAAGAGGCTAAGCCTACACCATCACTTAGGAGGCAGCCGTATGTGCTTCTTCAAAGATCAAAACTGTTATCTCCTCTCAAGTTGAGGTCTGCGTCACCTCGCCGGCATGGAGTGGTTGAAATGGCGCAGCAAAAgggcaaaaatgaaaaaatcagGCGTGCGGTAAAAAGGGCACTGAACCTCTAA